In Amaranthus tricolor cultivar Red isolate AtriRed21 chromosome 3, ASM2621246v1, whole genome shotgun sequence, a single window of DNA contains:
- the LOC130809492 gene encoding basic leucine zipper 61-like — MAQLPPKIPNIPQQNWPPAFPPHQRMPPLTNNPSQQQSNNSSWVDEFLDFTSTRRGTHRRSVSDSIAFLEGPHLVVDEIRNTSGGGGGGGGFDRLDDEQLMSMFSDEISAGLPGMVGPPSSPSDQNSNNEEKAMSTDNTNCHVNNDGELQQQQLLQCFPKSEPGEVESACNNNNNNNQISPVSDNNHQSGADNFIDPKRVKRILANRQSAQRSRVRKLQYISELERSVTTLQTEVSALSPRVAFLDHQRLILNVDNSALKQRIAALAQDKIFKDAHQEALKKEIERLRQIYQQQQQSVKKMNNADNNNNNGHAIQAATDHNMNCTEKEQIMT; from the exons atggcACAATTACCTCCTAAGATCCCAAACATTCCACAACAAAATTGGCCTCCAGCTTTCCCTCCTCATCAAAGAATGCCACCATTAACAAACAACCCCTCCCAACAACAATCCAATAACTCGTCGTGGGTCGATGAATTTCTCGATTTTACATCGACCCGACGTGGGACCCACCGGCGGTCTGTGAGCGACTCCATTGCCTTCCTCGAAGGGCCTCACCTGGTGGTTGACGAGATTCGGAACACTAGCGGTGGTGGTGGTGGGGGTGGTGGTTTCGATAGGCTGGACGACGAGCAATTAATGTCGATGTTTTCCGATGAGATCTCGGCAGGGTTACCGGGTATGGTGGGCCCACCTTCATCACCTTCAGATCAGAATTCTAACAACGAGGAAAAAGCAATGTCTACTGACAACACTAATTGTCATGTTAATAATGATGGTGAACTTCAACAACAGCAGCTACTTCAATGTTTTCCTAAGAGTGAGCCTGGGGAAGTTGAAAGCGcgtgtaataataataataataataatcaaatctcTCCTGTTTCTGATAACAATCACCAATCTGGTGCCGATAATTTCATTGATCCCAAACGCGTCAAGAG AATTCTGGCGAACCGGCAATCAGCGCAAAGGTCAAGGGTGAGGAAATTGCAATACATATCGGAGCTAGAGAGGAGTGTGACTACATTACAG acGGAGGTATCTGCCTTGTCTCCGAGGGTTGCGTTTTTGGACCACCAAAGATTGATTCTTAACGTGGACAACAGTGCTCTTAAGCAAAGGATTGCTGCTTTGGCTCAAGATAAGATTTTTAAGGACG CACATCAAGAAGCATTGAAGAAGGAAATAGAAAGGCTGAGGCAAAtatatcaacaacaacaacaaagtgtgaagaagatgaacaacgcagacaacaacaacaacaatggaCATGCAATACAAGCAGCTACAGATCATAATATGAATTGTACGGAGAAAGAGCAGATTatgacttaa
- the LOC130809493 gene encoding sodium/calcium exchanger NCL-like, protein MKIISYTLMFSVLILLITSRVEGNNNEVEEEESCKETYGFLPCTSTALGNSFLIVVYGYMMFSGATYLSNGCELLLEILGPGVIGGSLLPVIASLPEGIIILATGLNGSIATAQEHLSIGVGLLAGSAVMTLTLIWGTCVLIGKCDLDCYRARDETDTKGFNLVDSGVATDIWTSYAARIMTLSIIPLFIVQLQKHLHSSSGRNLAVLIALIMSILMLISYCLYQIFQPWVQARRLDYVKHKRVMTGFLKHLKQHALGRLCNHDGSPNMDVLAKVYEAIDQDGDGALSEGELKAFVIGMHLEGMSVGTDDIVHKVLQEFDTERRDGKIDFDEFKNGISKLLSGFVKRDRAPHESTDNIKYIDAVDEEAEKEHFLLGDFWEEGEKIENTKLTTIKAILLLVAGAIITAAIAHPLIDVVENFSDATTIPSFFISFLVLPLIINSGGAFQVIYFASKKKRRSASLAFCELYAEVTKNNLVSLSTFLALVYVRGLTWDFSSEVLIIFLVCFIMGNLASFRTIFPLWTAILAYALYPFSLVIVYVLNNFLGWQ, encoded by the exons ATGAAAATCATTAGCTATACGTTGATGTTTTCTGTGTTGATACTGCTGATTACCAGCAGGGTAGAAGGCAATAATAATGaagtggaggaagaagaaagttGTAAGGAGACATATGGGTTCTTGCCATGTACAAGTACAGCCTTGGGTAATTCATTCTTGATAGTGGTATACGGATACATGATGTTTTCAGGTGCTACTTATTTGTCCAATGGTTGTGAGCTTTTATTGGAAATTTTGGGTCCTGGTGTTATTGGTGGTTCCCTCCTTCCTGTCATTGCTTCTCTTCCTGAAGGCATCATCAttcttg CAACTGGTCTTAATGGGAGTATTGCAACTGCACAAGAGCATTTATCAATTGGTGTGGGATTACTAGCTGGTTCTGCAGTCATGACATTGACTCTAATATGGGGTACTTGTGTTCTAATCGGAAAGTGTGATCTTGATTGTTATCGCGCTCGTGATGAAACTGACACTAAAGGATTTAATTTAGTAG ATTCTGGTGTTGCTACTGACATATGGACCAGTTATGCTGCTAGGATTATGACTCTTTCTATCATACCTCTTTTTATTGTTCAATTGCAAAAGCATCTCCATTCAAGCTCAGGGAGAAATTTGGCTGTTTTGATTGCCCTCATTATGTCTATTCTTATGCTCATAAGCTATTGTCTTTATCAG ATTTTCCAACCATGGGTTCAAGCGAGAAGACTAGATTATGTGAAACATAAGCGGGTCATGACAGGATTTCTTAAACATTTGAAACAACATGCTCTTGGACGACTTTGCAATCATGACGGTAGCCCTAAcatggatgttctagcaaa GGTTTACGAAGCAATTGATCAGGATGGTGATGGTGCTCTTTCAGAAGGGGAGCTAAAAGCATTTGTAATAGGGATGCATTTAGAAGGGATGAGTGTGGGGACAGATGATATAGTTCATAAAGTACTTCAAGAGTTTGATACAGAACGACGTGATGGAAAAATAGATTTTGATGAGTTCAAAAATGGAATTTCAAAGCTACTTTCTGGTTTTGTCAAACGTGACCGTGCTCCGCATGAATCTACTGACAATATTAAATACATAGATGCAGTTGATGAG GAAGCAGAAAAGGAGCATTTCTTATTGGGTGATTTTTGGGAAGAAGGAGAAAAAATAGAGAACACAAAACTAACAACAATAAAAGCAATATTACTTCTGGTAGCAGGTGCAATAATAACAGCAGCCATTGCACATCCATTAATAGATGTTGTAGAAAATTTCTCAGATGCAACAACCATTCCATCCTTCTTCATCTCCTTCCTTGTGTTGCCTCTTATTATTAACTCTGGTGGAGCTTTTCAGGTCATTTATTTTGCTTCCAAAAAGAAGAGAAGATCTGCTTCTCTTGCTTTCTGCGAG CTATATGCAGAAGTGACAAAGAACAACCTGGTTAGTTTATCAACGTTTTTGGCATTAGTTTATGTAAGAGGATTAACATGGGATTTCTCATCAGAAGTGCTAATCATATTCTTGGTATGCTTCATAATGGGTAATCTTGCCAGTTTCCGTACAATTTTCCCACTATGGACTGCGATTTTGGCTTATGCCCTCTATCCATTTTCACTTGTCATAGTTTATGTGCTAAATAACTTTTTGGGTTGGCAATAG